The Pectobacterium wasabiae CFBP 3304 DNA segment TCTGTGACCATCGACCACGAGCCGGAGATAATCGCCGCCGCCAGCGTATCGAACGGCGGCAATGGTTCCCCAAGATCGGGGCGAACCACCCGCACCGGCTGCGTTTTACCTTGTACCGCATCGGCAAACCACTTCCCTTGTTGCCCAATCTGAGACGCAATGCCTTCCGGCGGTTGACCCAACTGAATCACCAGCAATACCTTTTCGCTCATCGTCCTGTTCTACCTGTATTCGAAAAACCATCAGTCTGGAAAATCAAAAGAAATGCAACATTCGTCGCTTACAACGAACGTAGCACTCTGTCTTCATGAAAACCAGTCCTTATGAAAACGAATCCCTGAGCAAACCAAACACCATGCAAACCTCAGCATAGTGAAAACGACGGGATTATCTGGTCATTAGGAAGGTGGATAACCGGAGGGGAGATCTGGGCTTATGCAGAGGGTTGTTGCCGATAGGCCAGCGAGAAAATATCGTAGAAATCAACATCACCTTTCGTGCGTTGAATCTTCTCTATCCCCGCTTTCACAGCGGACGGGACCTGCTCGTTGCGTAGCAGTTTATCCAGCGTGTCCTGCGATACATGGCGGATCGTAAACCACTCGCCATTGTAGCAAACGCGTAAATCCAGCGTATCAATGTCTTCAAAGCGATAAGTCGGGTTGATATCTATCGAGAGTGCCAGCGACATCACCAACAGGAAAACGGTAAAGCCAATCAGGTACGGCAAACCAAAATAAGGGGCGTAATATAAGATCATCGCAACCGGCACGTAACTTACCAGCATCGCGCCAAACAGATAGGGATGTGACTGCATGAATTTGCGGCTAAAACGTATTTTATTATCGCGTTTTTCTTCCCGATTAATACGTTCAATCTCTTCAGTCAGAAGGCGTTTTACTTCATCCATCGTCATCACCATCATACGTATAAAAACTGTCATGCTTTAACAAAAACACAACACGGTTGGCGCTGATTAGAACATAGGCATACAAGAGATAACAGATACAGTTTTCGACAGATTGACTATAACAGTTCGTTTGATGCCGGGATGAACGATCCCGGCAGCATGGATGACGCAATCGCGAGGATTACGGAATGGCGGGCATCGTGAGATCGGGATCGATCAGATTGTAAATGTGATTACCGAACACAGGCTGTTGCAGCAGTTGATCAACCGCCAACGCCACATCCCAACGAGAGACTAACCCCAGCGTAGCCGCACCTTGTGTGAGTTGCGCATTGTGCGTCGCGACCACATCCAGCAGGCCACCGGGACGAACAATACAGTGATCCAACGTACTGCTTTGCAACCAACTTTCTGCCAGCGATTTCTCACGTACCGCGAAACCAAACGCAGCTCTGGCGCGTGGCGACAACTGCGGCCAAGTGTCGCCACAGCCCAGCGAGGTCACCAACAGCATACGCTTGATGCCAGCCTGTTCTGCACCATCGATCACCGTCCGGTGCCCTTGATAATTTACCGTACCGCCGCCCATCGTCGATACCACAATGGCCGAGGGGCCAGCCACGCGACAGGCCTCTGCTACCGTTTCCGGGTCACAGGCATCGCCTTCCACCACGGTCATACCCTGTTCGCGCCAGTGTTTGGCCTGTTCAGGGTTGCGTAATACCAGTACTACCGCCTGCTCGCACTCAATAGCTCGCTGTAATAAGCAGGCGCCGACCCCATTGCCTGCGCCAAAAAGTAACCATGTCATACCTGCTCCGGTTGTAATTCACTCGCCAGCGCATGGAACGCCTCAACCTGAGCGCTCAGCAGTTGGCGGTGGCTGTCTCGTCCAAGGAAGATTTTAAACATCGCCGCACCACTGGCATTAAAGAACACCACGGAGGCTGTGTCCATCCCCATGAACTTGCGTTCAATAAACGCAATATGCTGACAGCTCGTCGCACGGATATGTCCGCTCAGGCCATTTTTGCCACGCAAATTAAAATAACCGTGGCGATGCGTACCGGTTGGCAGCTCGCTCTTAAACTCCAGAATCGCATCCGCTGTGTGGCTAATGAGCGTCACTTCACCCCAGGTCGCAATCGTGTCCCACACCTGATCGAAACGATCGCCCGTCACCAGCGCACGCTGATCCGCAGGCAACGCCTCAACGACAGCAAACAGCGAGGTATTGTATTTTCCAGCAATCTCTTCCAATGTGCCATCAGGGTTGGTTGCCAGTAATTCATTCAGTGTCATGGTCATGGTTGCGTCTCCGGTTAGTGCGCATGCTCTTCGGCATTAAGTTGAGGGATAATTTGTTGTAGTGCCTGCATCAGGTTATTCGCCCAGAAGCGGCCATCGTTAGTCAAGCGCAGGCAGGTGGAATCGTCACAGGTTAACCCTGCCTGATGCCACTGACTCAGCAAAGGCTGAAGTTCACGGGCATGTTGGGTAAGCTGAGGCAGCTTGATGCGACCAACCTCAATGCCCGCCTGAAGCTGATGCTGCCACGGCCCAGTCGGGCTGGCTGGCGTCATCATCATGATCGGTTTTTGCCCCTGATCGATCTGCTGGTAATAGCGCTCCAGACTGCGCTCCATCATGTAGGCTTGCCCGTTTATATTGCCGCCCGCGCCGCTGCCCATGGCGAAGCAGTCCGCGCCTTGTTTAATCAGCAGGTTGTACAGATTGCGTTCACGCGTAGTGCGCGCCCAGTGGCTGTTGCTAAGCTGGTGCCAGCCCGCATCGGCCAAAAATGCTGCACCCGTCCGGTAAAAATCACGTCGGGCGACCACATCAGGCAGCGCAACACGCTGGTTCTCTGCCGCTTTCGCCAGCGGTGTTGTCGGTAACAGGTTAAGCGCATACAGATCGACGCCGTCTAGCGGTAAATCGCTGACGATCGCCAGATCTTCGCGCCAGATTTCCGGCGTTTGTTCCGGCAAGCCGAACATCAGATCGCATACAACTGCGGCCCTGTCGCGCTCACACAACCGCTCAAGAAAGCGAATTGATTGCTGTTTATCCGAGGTGCGAGCCATACGCTGACGAATACGAGTATCAAACGTTTGAATCCCGATGGAGAAGCGGTTCGCTCCCGCATCCAGACAGGCATCGATCCGTTCATCGTCAAAATCCATCGCCCGCCCTTCTACTGTGATTTCACAGTCAGGTGCCAGCGGCAGAGAGGTGCGGATCGCACGAATGATTTGCGACAGCTCATCGGCCGCCAGTGCCGTTGGCGTACCACCGCCAAAATAAACCGCATGAATGGGCGCAGACTGATGCAGCGGACTCTCCGCTTCCATCGCCAATTCCTGTAATA contains these protein-coding regions:
- a CDS encoding YlaC family protein; this translates as MDEVKRLLTEEIERINREEKRDNKIRFSRKFMQSHPYLFGAMLVSYVPVAMILYYAPYFGLPYLIGFTVFLLVMSLALSIDINPTYRFEDIDTLDLRVCYNGEWFTIRHVSQDTLDKLLRNEQVPSAVKAGIEKIQRTKGDVDFYDIFSLAYRQQPSA
- a CDS encoding NAD(P)H-binding protein; translated protein: MTWLLFGAGNGVGACLLQRAIECEQAVVLVLRNPEQAKHWREQGMTVVEGDACDPETVAEACRVAGPSAIVVSTMGGGTVNYQGHRTVIDGAEQAGIKRMLLVTSLGCGDTWPQLSPRARAAFGFAVREKSLAESWLQSSTLDHCIVRPGGLLDVVATHNAQLTQGAATLGLVSRWDVALAVDQLLQQPVFGNHIYNLIDPDLTMPAIP
- the hutX gene encoding heme utilization cystosolic carrier protein HutX; this encodes MTMTLNELLATNPDGTLEEIAGKYNTSLFAVVEALPADQRALVTGDRFDQVWDTIATWGEVTLISHTADAILEFKSELPTGTHRHGYFNLRGKNGLSGHIRATSCQHIAFIERKFMGMDTASVVFFNASGAAMFKIFLGRDSHRQLLSAQVEAFHALASELQPEQV
- the hutW gene encoding heme anaerobic degradation radical SAM methyltransferase ChuW/HutW, with protein sequence MNIDLTPYYAEPGEQPFGARRMAMPWRNHVPLSPEQIPAGWQALKQQIVPARKRLLYLHIPFCATHCTFCGFYQNKLRDDSTATYTRYLLQELAMEAESPLHQSAPIHAVYFGGGTPTALAADELSQIIRAIRTSLPLAPDCEITVEGRAMDFDDERIDACLDAGANRFSIGIQTFDTRIRQRMARTSDKQQSIRFLERLCERDRAAVVCDLMFGLPEQTPEIWREDLAIVSDLPLDGVDLYALNLLPTTPLAKAAENQRVALPDVVARRDFYRTGAAFLADAGWHQLSNSHWARTTRERNLYNLLIKQGADCFAMGSGAGGNINGQAYMMERSLERYYQQIDQGQKPIMMMTPASPTGPWQHQLQAGIEVGRIKLPQLTQHARELQPLLSQWHQAGLTCDDSTCLRLTNDGRFWANNLMQALQQIIPQLNAEEHAH